A single region of the Tissierellales bacterium genome encodes:
- a CDS encoding tRNA1(Val) (adenine(37)-N6)-methyltransferase, translating into MTDLCRDYERVDDLQLKGLKLIQNPNWFCFGIDAVLLANYAEVKKGARVVDLGTGTGIVPAIIYGKRNPKEIIGVEVQSDVADMARRSVQLNEAEDVIKIAQMNLKEAPEKLGKAGFDVVTTNPPYMPAGKGIVNPDDQKAISRHEILCDLEDVIRVASELLNTSGKFFMVHRPLRLVDMLILMRKYDLEPKTIQFIHPKLGKQPNLMLIKAIKKGASELKIQEPLYVYDQDGNYTKEIHEIYGELWEAREK; encoded by the coding sequence ATGACGGATTTATGTCGTGATTATGAGAGAGTTGATGATTTACAGCTAAAGGGATTGAAATTAATCCAGAATCCAAACTGGTTTTGTTTTGGAATAGATGCGGTGTTGTTGGCAAATTATGCTGAGGTAAAAAAAGGTGCTAGAGTGGTGGATTTAGGAACAGGAACAGGAATAGTACCAGCTATTATATATGGAAAGAGAAATCCTAAGGAAATTATAGGAGTAGAAGTTCAAAGTGACGTAGCGGATATGGCGAGACGAAGTGTTCAATTGAATGAAGCGGAAGATGTAATAAAAATAGCTCAAATGAATTTAAAAGAGGCCCCAGAAAAACTAGGAAAGGCAGGATTTGATGTTGTAACTACGAATCCGCCATATATGCCTGCTGGAAAAGGTATAGTAAATCCAGATGATCAAAAGGCCATATCGCGTCATGAGATATTGTGCGACTTAGAGGATGTCATCAGAGTAGCCTCGGAACTTTTAAATACTAGTGGAAAGTTTTTCATGGTTCATAGACCACTTAGACTGGTCGATATGCTTATTCTTATGAGAAAATACGATTTAGAGCCAAAGACTATACAATTTATACATCCAAAACTAGGAAAACAACCTAATCTAATGCTTATAAAAGCTATAAAAAAAGGAGCTTCTGAATTAAAGATTCAAGAGCCACTTTATGTTTATGATCAAGATGGAAATTATACAAAAGAGATTCACGAAATTTATGGTGAACTTTGGGAAGCGAGGGAAAAATAG
- the thiW gene encoding energy coupling factor transporter S component ThiW produces MNIRKLTLSSIFIAMGTLLGHLIVIPIGVSRCFPLQHTLNILSAVFLGPIYAVLNAFMISLLRNFMGTGSLLAFPGSMIGALLAGILYSKFKRQELACIGELIGTGLLGGLLAFPIAKLFMGSSAGAFFFVVPFFISTLGGSLIAFIMMRSSAFVKQLRSSNSSV; encoded by the coding sequence ATGAATATCCGCAAATTAACACTATCTTCTATATTCATTGCGATGGGCACTCTACTTGGCCATCTCATTGTAATTCCGATTGGCGTTTCGCGCTGTTTCCCATTACAACACACTTTAAATATTTTGTCTGCCGTTTTTCTAGGCCCAATCTATGCTGTTTTAAATGCATTTATGATCTCTCTTTTGAGAAATTTTATGGGCACAGGATCATTGCTTGCTTTTCCGGGAAGTATGATAGGTGCACTTCTGGCTGGAATTTTGTACTCCAAATTCAAAAGGCAAGAGCTTGCCTGTATTGGCGAACTTATAGGCACTGGACTTTTGGGAGGATTGTTGGCATTTCCCATTGCTAAATTGTTCATGGGTAGTTCTGCGGGTGCATTTTTCTTTGTAGTACCATTTTTCATAAGTACGCTAGGAGGTTCTCTAATAGCATTTATAATGATGAGAAGCTCTGCTTTTGTCAAACAACTAAGAAGTAGCAACTCAAGTGTATAG
- the thiC gene encoding phosphomethylpyrimidine synthase ThiC gives MRNYTTQMDAAKKGIVTLEMQKVAKKEGIDENILMERIAKGTIALPANIHHSNLEPEAVGEGLRTKINVNLGISKDAYDIDAELEKAQKAIELKAEAIMDLSNYGKTEEFRKRLVDMSPAMIGTVPVYDALGFYEKELKDIKSEDFLKVVEKHALDGVDFVTIHVGMNKKTAQRFKDNPRLTNIVSRGGSLMFAWMLLHDAENPFYEYYDELLDICAAHDVTLSLGDACRPGCIADSTDASQIEELITLGELTKRAWEKNVQVIIEGPGHMKLDEVKMNMALEKKLCHGAPFYVLGPIVTDVAPGYDHITGAIGGAIAAASGADFLCYVTPAEHLRLPTIDDMKEGIMASKIAAHAGDLCKKTPNADLWDYEMSEARKNLDWNKMFELALDPEKAKEYRASSIPEDENSCSMCGKMCPMRNIKKVLNGEDVGIL, from the coding sequence ATGAGAAATTACACAACTCAAATGGATGCTGCTAAAAAAGGTATCGTGACTTTAGAAATGCAAAAAGTAGCTAAAAAAGAAGGTATCGATGAAAATATTTTAATGGAGAGAATTGCCAAAGGAACTATTGCTCTTCCAGCTAATATTCATCACTCTAATCTCGAACCAGAAGCCGTAGGTGAAGGTCTTAGAACTAAGATAAATGTCAATCTTGGAATATCTAAAGACGCATACGATATAGATGCTGAACTTGAAAAAGCTCAAAAAGCTATAGAATTAAAAGCTGAAGCTATAATGGATCTTAGTAATTATGGTAAGACTGAAGAATTTAGAAAGAGATTAGTAGATATGAGCCCTGCTATGATTGGTACAGTTCCTGTATACGACGCTCTAGGTTTTTATGAAAAAGAACTTAAAGATATAAAATCAGAGGATTTCTTGAAAGTAGTTGAGAAACATGCTCTAGATGGAGTTGATTTTGTTACTATACACGTAGGTATGAACAAGAAAACAGCGCAGAGATTTAAAGACAATCCAAGACTCACAAACATTGTATCTAGAGGTGGATCTCTTATGTTTGCATGGATGCTATTGCACGATGCTGAAAATCCATTCTATGAATATTACGATGAGTTATTAGATATTTGTGCAGCCCATGATGTAACTCTTAGTTTAGGTGATGCTTGTAGACCAGGTTGTATTGCAGACTCAACTGACGCTAGTCAAATAGAAGAACTTATAACTCTTGGCGAATTAACTAAGCGTGCTTGGGAGAAAAATGTTCAAGTAATAATTGAGGGACCAGGTCATATGAAACTTGATGAAGTAAAAATGAATATGGCTCTTGAAAAGAAACTTTGCCACGGTGCACCTTTTTATGTATTAGGACCTATCGTAACTGATGTAGCTCCAGGATACGATCATATTACAGGAGCTATCGGTGGTGCTATTGCAGCAGCCTCTGGTGCTGATTTCCTCTGCTATGTAACACCTGCTGAGCATTTACGTCTGCCAACAATTGATGACATGAAAGAAGGTATAATGGCTTCAAAAATTGCTGCCCACGCTGGTGATTTATGCAAGAAAACTCCAAACGCAGATCTATGGGACTATGAAATGAGTGAGGCAAGAAAAAATTTGGATTGGAATAAAATGTTTGAACTAGCTCTTGATCCAGAAAAAGCAAAAGAATACAGAGCTTCTTCTATACCTGAAGACGAAAATTCTTGCTCTATGTGTGGTAAAATGTGCCCTATGAGAAATATCAAAAAGGTTTTAAATGGAGAAGATGTAGGGATACTCTAA
- a CDS encoding AbrB/MazE/SpoVT family DNA-binding domain-containing protein, which translates to MKSTGIVRKVDELGRVVIPIELRRTLEIAEKDSLEIYVDGEQIILKKYAPACIFCGQAKNVSQFKGKNICPACMKAIKKEK; encoded by the coding sequence ATGAAGTCAACGGGTATAGTAAGAAAAGTAGACGAATTAGGACGTGTCGTAATTCCGATTGAATTGAGGAGAACACTGGAGATTGCAGAAAAAGATTCTTTAGAAATTTATGTAGACGGAGAGCAAATTATTCTAAAGAAATATGCACCAGCTTGTATATTCTGCGGACAGGCCAAGAATGTTTCCCAATTTAAAGGGAAAAATATCTGCCCTGCTTGTATGAAAGCAATTAAAAAAGAAAAGTAA
- the rsmI gene encoding 16S rRNA (cytidine(1402)-2'-O)-methyltransferase — protein sequence MEIGTLYICPTPIGNLEDITIRTINTLKSVDLIAAEDTRHTLKLLNHFEIKKPLFSYHEHNKIEKGPVLIDKLLSGVNIAQVSDAGMPGISDPGEDLIALAIEAGIEVVGLPGASASVLALIVSGLPTRRFVFEGFLPKKKQERKERLEFLKKEQRTLIFYEAPHRLKTFLKEVYKVFGDRNITLCRELTKTYEEKLRLTLKTAIEYYDEIDPRGEYVIVLEGTSEVYEEKNPVDDLSIVEAVKYHMESGISKKEAIKKVAKSRSLSKNEVYQEVLDL from the coding sequence GTGGAAATAGGAACACTTTATATTTGTCCGACACCAATTGGAAATCTAGAGGATATCACAATTAGAACGATAAATACATTAAAATCAGTAGATTTAATAGCTGCGGAAGATACTAGACATACACTTAAGCTTTTGAATCATTTCGAGATAAAAAAACCGCTTTTTAGTTATCACGAACACAACAAAATAGAAAAAGGTCCAGTATTAATAGATAAATTGTTAAGTGGTGTAAATATAGCGCAGGTTTCTGATGCTGGTATGCCAGGGATATCTGACCCTGGAGAGGATTTAATCGCACTTGCCATAGAAGCTGGAATAGAAGTTGTAGGTCTTCCAGGAGCATCGGCATCGGTATTAGCGCTTATAGTATCAGGACTTCCAACTAGAAGATTTGTATTTGAAGGTTTTTTGCCAAAGAAAAAGCAAGAGAGAAAAGAAAGACTTGAGTTTTTGAAAAAAGAGCAGAGAACGCTCATATTTTACGAAGCACCTCATAGATTGAAGACGTTCTTGAAAGAGGTATACAAAGTTTTTGGAGATAGAAATATAACACTTTGTAGGGAACTTACTAAAACATATGAAGAAAAATTGCGTCTGACATTAAAAACGGCAATTGAGTATTACGATGAAATAGACCCTCGCGGGGAGTATGTAATAGTGCTAGAGGGAACAAGTGAAGTATATGAAGAGAAAAATCCTGTAGATGATCTTTCAATAGTAGAAGCAGTAAAATATCATATGGAGAGTGGTATTTCGAAAAAAGAAGCCATAAAAAAGGTCGCTAAATCTAGAAGTCTATCCAAGAACGAAGTTTATCAGGAAGTTTTAGATTTATAA